A portion of the Rhinopithecus roxellana isolate Shanxi Qingling chromosome 19, ASM756505v1, whole genome shotgun sequence genome contains these proteins:
- the VAMP2 gene encoding vesicle-associated membrane protein 2, giving the protein MSATAATAPPAAPAGEGGPPAPPPNLTSNRRLQQTQAQVDEVVDIMRVNVDKVLERDQKLSELDDRADALQAGASQFETSAAKLKRKYWWKNLKMMIILGVICAIILIIIIVYFST; this is encoded by the exons AT GTCTGCTACCGCTGCCACGGCCCCCCCTGCCGCCCCGGCTGGGGAGGGTGGCCCCCCTGCACCCCCTCCAAATCTCACCAGTAACAGGAGACTGCAGCAGACCCAGGCCCAGGTGGATGAG GTGGTGGACATCATGAGGGTGAACGTGGACAAGGTCCTGGAGCGGGACCAGAAGCTGTCGGAGCTGGACGACCGTGCAGATGCACTCCAGGCAGGGGCCTCCCAGTTTGAAACAAGTGCAGCCAAGCTCAAGCGCAAATACTGGTGGAAAAACCTCAAG ATGATGATCATCTTGGGAGTGATTTGcgccatcatcctcatcatcatcatag TTTACTTCAGCACTTAA